The Methanolacinia petrolearia DSM 11571 genome has a segment encoding these proteins:
- a CDS encoding ADP-ribosylglycohydrolase family protein, producing MHNIYRGVFLGAAIGDALGMPYETSPPSFRVLKREFARPNKMHPNSGLKAGCYTDDTQIALLASELLVSGNFTPENYALKLKEMHINKKLRFPDATIISACRHMMKGDEKDAGCNSTTSGCVPLAVPFALAYSDYEKLYDELAKACSVTHTNRGAIAGAVWLATLIRSIIDNESNPLKKAHKAAFLEDETLGMKISDAVRYAKDETPIEAAIVRIGNDVSVYQTIPMAVYFILKYGEGDDLLYYAAQAGGNTDTLGFICGAWLGAEFGVSGLSEDLMLTLENREAIETMANRLYQRFGKKD from the coding sequence ATGCATAATATATACAGGGGAGTTTTTCTGGGCGCTGCAATAGGGGATGCACTTGGAATGCCTTATGAAACATCCCCTCCGTCATTCAGGGTCCTAAAGAGGGAGTTTGCCAGGCCCAACAAGATGCACCCGAACTCGGGACTGAAAGCCGGATGTTATACCGACGATACCCAGATCGCTCTTTTAGCCTCAGAACTGCTTGTAAGCGGGAATTTTACCCCTGAAAATTATGCCCTTAAACTGAAAGAGATGCATATCAATAAGAAACTGAGGTTTCCCGATGCGACCATAATCTCTGCATGCAGGCATATGATGAAGGGGGATGAAAAAGATGCGGGCTGCAATTCGACGACATCGGGATGCGTACCGCTTGCAGTCCCGTTCGCCCTTGCCTATAGCGATTATGAAAAGCTGTATGATGAACTGGCGAAAGCCTGTTCAGTTACACATACGAACAGGGGCGCAATTGCAGGAGCAGTATGGCTTGCAACCCTCATTCGTTCGATCATCGACAACGAAAGCAATCCGTTAAAAAAGGCCCACAAAGCCGCTTTTCTCGAAGATGAAACCCTCGGGATGAAGATCAGTGATGCAGTCAGGTATGCAAAAGACGAGACGCCGATAGAAGCGGCAATTGTCAGGATTGGAAACGACGTCTCCGTATACCAGACGATCCCGATGGCCGTTTATTTTATACTTAAATATGGAGAGGGAGACGATCTTCTGTATTATGCAGCCCAGGCAGGCGGTAATACCGACACTCTCGGTTTCATCTGCGGTGCATGGCTCGGGGCGGAGTTCGGCGTTTCAGGCCTGTCCGAAGATCTTATGCTGACCCTTGAAAACAGGGAGGCGATTGAGACTATGGCCAACAGGCTATACCAGAGATTCGGCAAGAAGGATTAA
- the argC gene encoding N-acetyl-gamma-glutamyl-phosphate reductase: MDIAIIGASGYTGGDLIRLLLTHSDADVVAATSRKEDGQSIWKMHPNLKGLCELKFSNPGIGDIEADFVFLAVPHTVAMNYAGELKEKGIKTVDLSADYRLSKEIYEKTYGVEHKAYFEAPYGLPEIHREEIRKAGFVANPGCFPTGATLAAAPLAEKANTIIFDSKTGVSGAGANPSATNQYSNVADSLKAYKWTGHRHLAEMKQEIKGLGSKAVCHFTPHLLPVNRGILTTAHILLDEPMTTEEVSETYEKFYEKEFFVRMQDPVLASVRGSNFCDIAVEAENESTRVVAVSAIDNLVKGASGQAIQNMNIMCGYKETDGLLSAPIFP, from the coding sequence ATGGATATTGCAATAATCGGAGCATCCGGTTATACCGGAGGGGACCTGATCAGGCTCCTTTTAACCCATAGCGATGCCGATGTTGTGGCAGCCACCTCCAGAAAGGAAGACGGGCAGTCGATCTGGAAGATGCATCCCAACCTCAAGGGGTTATGTGAACTCAAATTTTCCAATCCGGGGATTGGGGATATTGAAGCGGATTTTGTGTTCCTTGCGGTGCCTCACACGGTTGCAATGAATTATGCCGGTGAACTGAAGGAGAAGGGAATTAAAACCGTTGATCTCAGCGCCGACTACAGGCTAAGCAAAGAGATCTACGAGAAGACTTATGGAGTGGAGCATAAGGCATATTTCGAGGCTCCATACGGTCTGCCGGAGATCCACAGGGAGGAGATCAGAAAAGCCGGATTTGTGGCAAATCCCGGATGCTTCCCGACAGGAGCGACCCTTGCGGCTGCACCTCTTGCAGAAAAGGCTAACACGATAATATTCGACTCAAAGACAGGAGTGTCAGGCGCGGGCGCCAATCCTTCCGCGACCAACCAGTACTCGAATGTCGCGGACAGCCTTAAGGCATACAAGTGGACAGGGCACAGGCATCTTGCAGAGATGAAGCAGGAGATCAAAGGGCTCGGATCAAAGGCCGTATGTCATTTTACGCCCCACCTCCTTCCTGTAAACAGGGGAATCCTCACAACCGCGCATATCCTTCTTGACGAACCGATGACAACGGAAGAGGTCTCGGAAACCTACGAAAAATTCTATGAAAAGGAATTTTTCGTAAGAATGCAGGACCCGGTACTCGCTTCGGTCCGGGGAAGCAACTTCTGCGATATAGCCGTGGAGGCTGAAAATGAGAGTACAAGAGTTGTAGCCGTTTCTGCTATCGACAACCTGGTTAAAGGCGCAAGCGGGCAGGCAATACAGAACATGAATATAATGTGCGGGTACAAAGAGACTGACGGGCTCCTTTCAGCTCCGATCTTCCCTTAA
- a CDS encoding CBS domain-containing protein, which yields MLVKDVMTPDPVTVQADAKVSEAASILRKRRIGGIPVMDGERLAGIVTETDLLSLLDVGELSDDLWLPSPLEIIEIPIREFVNWEKTRKALTDISESPISDIMSTDVIYIDENAEIEEAAKLMLSEGIARLPVVKSDRLVGIVTRQDIVRGIGTAFPEGTED from the coding sequence ATGCTTGTAAAAGATGTAATGACACCGGACCCTGTTACCGTTCAGGCGGATGCAAAAGTAAGCGAAGCCGCATCGATACTCAGGAAAAGAAGAATAGGCGGAATACCAGTAATGGATGGAGAACGCCTTGCAGGTATCGTGACTGAGACAGATCTTCTCTCTTTGCTCGATGTAGGAGAGCTCAGCGACGATCTCTGGCTTCCTTCGCCCCTCGAGATAATCGAGATCCCGATCAGGGAGTTCGTAAACTGGGAAAAGACAAGAAAGGCATTAACAGATATAAGCGAAAGTCCGATCTCCGATATCATGAGCACGGATGTAATATACATCGACGAAAATGCCGAGATCGAGGAGGCGGCAAAGCTCATGCTGTCCGAAGGGATCGCAAGGCTTCCCGTGGTAAAAAGCGACAGGCTTGTCGGCATAGTCACCAGGCAGGATATAGTGAGGGGTATAGGGACAGCATTCCCCGAAGGGACTGAGGACTAA
- the argJ gene encoding bifunctional ornithine acetyltransferase/N-acetylglutamate synthase → MKSICEVEGVEAAGIKEGKFGLALIKASGNAAAVFTKNLVIAEPVRLMQKTMEAGRLDGIIVNSGNANVFTGEQGYRDAERMAAIAAEALGTKPEFIGVASTGVIGRYLHIDIIEDQCRRIKDTLASDEKAGDDAAGAIMTTDLYPKRAIARREGFTVAGITKGSGMIAPNMGTMLAFIYTDAAISSTDLKKALLIATERSFNRVVVDGDTSTNDCVFLTATGLKGTQDYDEFCSALEEVCISLAKKIAEDGEGATKFVEVSVTGAKSEEDAATVAKTIVGSPLVKTAIYGEDPNWGRIIAAAGRAGPDFDPMNTSISIGDGEKTVILEEKGVIKADDKINPAALAAAKELMKGKKLRIEFDLGTGNYNATAWGCDLTEKYVEINGKYTT, encoded by the coding sequence ATGAAGAGCATATGCGAAGTTGAAGGCGTCGAAGCCGCAGGAATAAAGGAAGGCAAATTCGGCCTTGCGCTCATAAAGGCTTCAGGTAATGCAGCAGCGGTCTTTACAAAGAATCTTGTCATAGCAGAGCCCGTGAGGCTGATGCAGAAGACGATGGAGGCAGGGCGGCTTGACGGGATAATCGTCAATTCAGGAAACGCAAACGTCTTCACCGGTGAGCAGGGCTATAGGGATGCTGAAAGGATGGCAGCTATAGCGGCAGAGGCACTAGGGACAAAACCGGAATTTATTGGTGTGGCGAGCACCGGCGTAATAGGCCGCTATCTCCATATAGACATAATCGAAGATCAGTGCAGGAGGATCAAGGACACACTGGCATCCGATGAAAAAGCCGGCGACGATGCTGCGGGTGCCATCATGACGACAGACCTGTACCCAAAGCGTGCCATCGCGAGAAGGGAGGGGTTCACTGTTGCAGGCATTACAAAGGGAAGCGGGATGATCGCCCCGAATATGGGAACCATGCTTGCGTTCATATACACAGACGCCGCGATCTCATCAACCGACCTGAAAAAGGCGCTTCTGATCGCGACAGAAAGGAGCTTCAACAGGGTAGTCGTAGACGGAGACACATCCACAAACGACTGCGTCTTCCTGACAGCGACCGGACTTAAGGGAACCCAGGACTACGATGAATTCTGCTCGGCACTCGAAGAGGTCTGTATATCCCTTGCAAAAAAGATTGCAGAGGACGGGGAGGGTGCAACGAAGTTTGTCGAAGTCTCGGTGACAGGCGCGAAATCCGAAGAGGATGCCGCCACGGTTGCAAAGACGATCGTAGGATCTCCGCTTGTAAAGACCGCGATATACGGTGAAGATCCCAACTGGGGAAGGATTATCGCGGCTGCCGGAAGGGCAGGCCCGGATTTCGACCCGATGAATACATCGATATCGATCGGAGACGGCGAAAAGACTGTAATACTTGAAGAAAAAGGAGTGATCAAGGCTGACGATAAGATCAACCCTGCCGCTCTCGCCGCAGCAAAAGAGTTAATGAAAGGGAAAAAACTGAGAATAGAATTTGATCTCGGTACAGGAAACTATAATGCGACTGCATGGGGCTGCGATCTTACTGAAAAATATGTTGAAATTAACGGGAAGTACACGACATGA
- the argB gene encoding acetylglutamate kinase, producing the protein MKRVDVLMEALPYIQQFHGKTVVVKLGGHAMIDSDTLDTVIQDLVLLHYVGMKVVIVHGGGPEITSKMKAMGKEPKFVGGLRITDLETLEIAQMVLVGKINDGIVSLIARFGAQGVGLSGNDGNMIIAKKISPKKVVVDDEEQEIDLGHVGDIEEINPELLEGLINKGYIPVIAPIGMDRKGHSLNVNADTAAGEIAIALKAYKFINMSDIDGIMNAGRTRTYHRLTISEAKSLINEGIIVGGMIPKLDACIKCLENGVSYAHIINGNKNHNLLLELFTREGIGTMIKKE; encoded by the coding sequence ATGAAACGCGTTGATGTTCTGATGGAGGCCCTGCCTTATATACAGCAGTTCCACGGTAAGACTGTTGTCGTAAAGCTCGGGGGCCATGCCATGATCGATTCCGATACTCTCGACACTGTGATACAGGACCTAGTCCTCCTGCATTATGTAGGGATGAAGGTGGTAATAGTCCACGGCGGAGGGCCCGAGATCACATCCAAGATGAAGGCGATGGGAAAAGAACCCAAGTTTGTCGGCGGCCTTAGGATTACCGATCTGGAAACGCTCGAGATCGCCCAGATGGTTCTTGTAGGAAAGATCAACGACGGCATAGTCTCGCTTATCGCCAGGTTCGGTGCACAGGGAGTGGGCCTCTCCGGCAACGACGGCAATATGATCATCGCAAAGAAGATCAGCCCGAAAAAAGTTGTCGTCGATGACGAGGAGCAGGAGATCGATCTCGGCCATGTCGGCGATATAGAGGAGATCAATCCGGAACTTCTTGAAGGACTCATCAATAAAGGCTACATCCCTGTAATCGCCCCGATAGGAATGGACAGAAAGGGGCACAGCCTGAATGTCAACGCCGACACCGCCGCAGGCGAGATCGCAATCGCACTGAAGGCCTATAAGTTCATCAATATGTCGGATATCGACGGCATCATGAACGCAGGACGAACCAGGACATATCACAGGCTCACGATCAGTGAGGCAAAAAGCCTGATAAACGAGGGAATCATAGTCGGAGGTATGATCCCCAAACTTGATGCATGCATAAAATGTCTTGAAAACGGGGTTTCATATGCCCACATCATAAACGGAAACAAAAATCACAACCTCCTGCTCGAGCTCTTCACACGCGAGGGTATCGGGACTATGATAAAAAAAGAATAA
- a CDS encoding chorismate mutase has translation MNLEESRSAIEGIDRDIVALIAKRQEYSAFIAAEKKKSGSSVRDEVQRRKVLDRAAVLASESDLDEESIVKIFDMLVEMNEKAQKNYI, from the coding sequence ATGAATCTTGAAGAGTCGAGATCGGCAATTGAGGGGATTGACAGGGATATTGTCGCTTTGATCGCAAAAAGGCAGGAATATTCAGCCTTTATTGCGGCCGAGAAGAAGAAGTCGGGATCTTCCGTGAGGGATGAAGTCCAGAGAAGAAAGGTTCTGGACAGGGCGGCCGTTCTTGCATCAGAGTCTGATCTCGATGAGGAGAGTATCGTAAAAATATTTGATATGCTTGTGGAAATGAACGAAAAAGCCCAGAAAAATTATATTTGA